The Candidatus Binatia bacterium genome segment GCCGTCAAACTCGATAACTGGAGGGCTATGGTCCAAACGGGCAGGACTTACGAGTTCTCTAAAAAATGAAATTTGCTGATCGTTTATCCACGGCGTATATGCGGGTCCGTCTGAGGTTTTTGGGATACGGCCGAGGGTGCGGGAATGTCTGATATTGGGTGAACATCCGTTTGTCCCCTGAGCAGCGGCGCAGGCGCCGGTTCTTGCGTTCACAAGCTCTTCCAACGTTGAGGAGGTTTCGAAGATCACGACAACCCACGGCGGTGAACTGGTTGCGCGAACCTTGGCGGCGGCCGGCGTCCGGCACGCGTTTGGCCTTCACGGTGGCCATCTCGATCCGATCCTGACCAGCATGGTGCGCCACGGCATCTCTCTGATCGACACCCGCCACGAGGCGGCGGCGGGGAATGCGGCGGAAGGTTACGCTCGCGCCACAGGCGGCCTCGGCGTCGCGTTCGCCACCGCCGGCCCCGGCTTCATGAACGTTTTTCCGGCGTTGGCGAACGCGTACGTGGACCGCATACCGATGCTGCTCCTGACCAGCTCGCCGCCACCGCGAGAGGCGGAGCTGAACGTGCTGCAGGGAGGCATCGATCAGATCGCTGCCGCGTCCGCCGTGACGCGGTGGGCGCACCGGGTCACGACGGCGTCGCGCATCCCCGACCTGGTTGCGCTCGCGATCCGACACGCGACGGCTGGGGTCCGCGGTCCGGTGGTTCTGGAGTTTCCCATCGACGTCCTTTCCCGTCCGGTCGACGAAGCGACCGCGAGCACGGCCACTCTGGTCGATATACAGCCGCCCGGCCCCTCGGCGCACGCCGTCGCCGTCGCCGCTGACCTGCTCGCGAGCGCGGAGCGTCCGCTGATCGTGATCGGCGGCGGCGCCGCCGTCTCGCCGGGCATGTCGGAGGCGCTGCGCGCGTTCGTTGAGCGAACGAAGATTCCCGTGGTCGTCTCCTCGTGGGGTCACGGCGTCCTGCCGTACGGCCATTCCTGCCTGCTGGGGGGTCCCGTGGAGTTCACGACGCTGGCGATGATTGGGCAGGTGCCCGACCTCATCATCCTCCTTGGTGCCCGGCGTGGCGTCATGCTCGGCGGTAGATCGACTTCGATGGTGCCAGCGTCGGCGCGCGTCGTGCACGTCGATATCGACGGGACCGAACCCGGGCGGATTGGGACGGTCGATCTCGCGGTCCGGTCAGATGCCGCCGAATTCGTTCGGGCACTGGCGACGAGTCGCAGCACTTGGCCGAATTGGGCCAAATGGAACGACGCCACGAAGGCCGCTCAGGGCGGGCACGCGTATCTCTACGCCGGCGACGACCCGATCGCCCCATCAGGCCGCATGCACCCGTACTTCGCGGCGAAGGCTGTAGTCGAGGCCTTGGACACGGAGACGATCGCCATCTACGACGGGGGAGAGCTAAGCGCGTGGATGTCGTTCTTTGCACGAGCCCACCGGCCGCGGTCATGGTTCGGGCTGGGGATGATGGGTGGGCTCGGCGTTGGCCCGGGCTTTGCGATCGGCGCGCAGGTTGCCAGGCCCGAGTCGCGTGTGGTCTTGTTGAGCGGCGACGGCGCCCTGGGATTCCATCTGCCGGAGTTCAACACCATGGTCCGACACAAGCTGCCGATCACGACGATCGTGTTCAACAACCAAGGGTGGGGCATGTCGCTGCACGGGCAGCAGGCGCTCTACGGAACGGAGACACGGGTCATCGTCGATCTGCCCGACACCCGCTACGACCAGATCGCAGCCGCATTCGGCTTGTACGCGGAGCGGGTCGAGCGGCCGGAGGAGATCGGTCCGGCGATGCGGCGAGCGTTTGATTCCGGCAAGCCGGCGTGTCTCGATCTCGCGATCGCACCTGAGATCGTGCACCCGATTATGCAGCAATTGAGCCAGGCGGTGCCGGAGGGACACACGCGCATCCCGTACTACGAAACGATCCCGCCCGGCGAGGCCTAGCCGCAATGCCAGTCAGTTAATTGAGGCCATCGGGGGAACGGCCCGCGTCTGGGCGGTGCCTTCTTGCGGTGATTGCTCATCTTGACTCACTACTGTCCGGCCAAAATGCGAACAAGGTCATACCACGGCGCCAAAAACGAGTTCGGCTCGATCGGCTGCCCGTTGATGTTGGTAAAGACCGGTGTCTCCGGGGTTTTGCTCCCGCGATCAACTCGCGGCTTGGGCGAACCAGTGAGGGTAGAAGCTCTTCGCCACGGCGTCGACGAGTTCGACGTAGAGACCGAACGGGGTCTCGTGGTAGGCGAAGGACCACATCTTGCCGTCGGCGTCGAGCCCGTGCGTGTGCAGAGGCAGGCCGAGCGCTTCGAGGCGGGCGGATTCGGCTTCCAGGTCGTCTGCCCACACGCCGATGTGGTGCCCTCTGAGGTCGCTGCCGGCCACCCAGAGGCTGCCTGGAGCTTCCTGGATCAGCTCGACGTGTACAGGCAAGGTGGAGTAGGTGAGGGATAGCTGCGGGATTTCCAAGATGCCGTCGCGCGTCCGCACCATGGCGCCGGGATAGTCCATTACGGGCGCCCACCTGATGCCCATTGCCTCACCGAGGACGGCCATCGCCCGATCGAGGTCACGAACGACGTACCCCGTGTGGTAGGCGCGGGCCGTGGGCCCCATAGTTGCGGCCAACAGGCCGAGCGAATCGGTTTCGTGTCTCGCGTCCATGATCGATGCGGCACTCTTCTCGCTTCAACGCTTCGTGGAGGGCCGGCCGGTGAGCGCGTCGAACTGCTGCTCGCCGTATATTTGCCTGCACAGACTGGAGAAGTCGTCGTGGTCGGAGACCGACAAGCCGCCGCACACGTTGTAGACCTGCCCGGTGACCCAGCGTGACAGGCTGCTGACGAGATAGAGAACGCTGTCCCCGATCTCCTCGGCGTCACCCGGACGGCCGAGTAACGTCCGGGAAACCACAGCCTTGAGCAACTGCTCATCAAGCGCCAGCGTCACGCCTTCGCTCATGACGAGCCCGGGCCGAATGCCGTTCACCCGGATGCCGAACGGGGCAAGCTCCTGCGCGGCGCAACGCACCAAGGCATCGAGGCCGGCCTTGGTCACGGTGTAGGGGGCCATGTAGAGCGCGGGACGGATCGCCGATTGCGAAGAGATGGCCACGATCGCGCCACCGCCGGAGTCCTTCATGGCTAGCGCGGCGTGCTTGATCGTCATGGCCGAGCCGACCACGTTGA includes the following:
- a CDS encoding SDR family oxidoreductase codes for the protein MSINVALSGQTALVTGGGTGIGLGITRRLLQAGATVTIAARRKDVLETAARALETDVGTGAEIRWICCDVTVEDDVAAAIKAAADKTGHLDIAVANAGSGSPGPILAQTPDSWRHSFDVNVVGSAMTIKHAALAMKDSGGGAIVAISSQSAIRPALYMAPYTVTKAGLDALVRCAAQELAPFGIRVNGIRPGLVMSEGVTLALDEQLLKAVVSRTLLGRPGDAEEIGDSVLYLVSSLSRWVTGQVYNVCGGLSVSDHDDFSSLCRQIYGEQQFDALTGRPSTKR
- a CDS encoding thiamine pyrophosphate-binding protein, which codes for MVARTLAAAGVRHAFGLHGGHLDPILTSMVRHGISLIDTRHEAAAGNAAEGYARATGGLGVAFATAGPGFMNVFPALANAYVDRIPMLLLTSSPPPREAELNVLQGGIDQIAAASAVTRWAHRVTTASRIPDLVALAIRHATAGVRGPVVLEFPIDVLSRPVDEATASTATLVDIQPPGPSAHAVAVAADLLASAERPLIVIGGGAAVSPGMSEALRAFVERTKIPVVVSSWGHGVLPYGHSCLLGGPVEFTTLAMIGQVPDLIILLGARRGVMLGGRSTSMVPASARVVHVDIDGTEPGRIGTVDLAVRSDAAEFVRALATSRSTWPNWAKWNDATKAAQGGHAYLYAGDDPIAPSGRMHPYFAAKAVVEALDTETIAIYDGGELSAWMSFFARAHRPRSWFGLGMMGGLGVGPGFAIGAQVARPESRVVLLSGDGALGFHLPEFNTMVRHKLPITTIVFNNQGWGMSLHGQQALYGTETRVIVDLPDTRYDQIAAAFGLYAERVERPEEIGPAMRRAFDSGKPACLDLAIAPEIVHPIMQQLSQAVPEGHTRIPYYETIPPGEA
- a CDS encoding VOC family protein — translated: MDARHETDSLGLLAATMGPTARAYHTGYVVRDLDRAMAVLGEAMGIRWAPVMDYPGAMVRTRDGILEIPQLSLTYSTLPVHVELIQEAPGSLWVAGSDLRGHHIGVWADDLEAESARLEALGLPLHTHGLDADGKMWSFAYHETPFGLYVELVDAVAKSFYPHWFAQAAS